In a genomic window of Verrucomicrobiota bacterium:
- a CDS encoding alpha/beta hydrolase-fold protein, with protein sequence MNYPNNPSIFAFFLLSLVALQAAPNPDDLLGPDSKKQEGVPQGKVIKYVFENSLVFPGTKREYFVYVPAQYDASVPAALMVFQDGKKYQDPNNWFRVPVVFDNLIHKGDMPVTIALLIDPGSKGTDEDGTPIYDRSNRSREYDAITDRYSEFLIEEIIPEVARNYKLTNDPKYRAICGTSSGAICAFTAAWLRPDYFSKVLSGNGTFVNILGGHQYPSMIRSTPAKPIRVFIQDGSNDLNNQYGNWFLANQQMVSSLEFKGYDVKAVWGTGSHNAFEFGPYLPHSLRWLWRDHSSGNP encoded by the coding sequence ATGAATTACCCCAATAATCCGTCCATATTCGCCTTTTTTCTTTTGTCTTTGGTCGCGTTGCAAGCAGCACCAAACCCGGACGATCTTCTCGGTCCAGATTCGAAAAAGCAGGAAGGCGTTCCTCAAGGAAAGGTTATTAAGTACGTATTCGAAAATAGCTTGGTATTCCCAGGAACAAAACGTGAATACTTTGTTTATGTTCCAGCTCAATACGACGCCTCTGTCCCCGCTGCGCTTATGGTTTTTCAAGATGGTAAAAAATATCAGGACCCAAACAACTGGTTTCGGGTACCTGTCGTTTTTGATAATTTAATTCATAAGGGCGATATGCCTGTGACGATTGCGCTGCTTATTGATCCCGGTTCCAAAGGCACAGACGAGGACGGAACGCCAATTTATGATCGTTCCAATCGAAGTCGCGAATATGATGCGATTACTGACCGGTATTCAGAGTTTCTTATTGAAGAAATCATTCCAGAAGTAGCCAGAAATTATAAGCTTACCAATGATCCAAAGTATCGAGCAATTTGTGGGACCAGTTCAGGCGCTATTTGCGCTTTTACTGCTGCCTGGTTGCGGCCTGACTATTTTAGTAAAGTGCTCAGTGGAAACGGAACTTTCGTAAATATCCTTGGTGGGCATCAGTATCCTTCAATGATTCGATCAACGCCGGCAAAACCCATCCGTGTATTCATTCAGGATGGATCCAATGATTTAAACAACCAATACGGTAACTGGTTTTTGGCTAATCAACAAATGGTCTCATCCCTTGAGTTTAAAGGTTATGACGTAAAAGCGGTCTGGGGAACGGGCTCACATAATGCCTTCGAATTTGGACCCTATCTTCCACATTCTCTTCGGTGGTTATGGCGTGATCATTCGAGTGGAAATCCCTAG